The Eublepharis macularius isolate TG4126 chromosome 3, MPM_Emac_v1.0, whole genome shotgun sequence genome has a window encoding:
- the PDHA1 gene encoding pyruvate dehydrogenase E1 component subunit alpha, somatic form, mitochondrial isoform X1, which produces MRKMLLAALSRLLQGSAAHKPGAVSEAARVVVAARNYADFANEASFDIKKYDLHRLEEGPPTTAIMTREQGLQYYRTMQTIRRMELKADQLYKQKIIRGFCHLYDGQEACCVGLEAAINKTDHLITAYRGHAFTYTRGVSVREILAELTGRKGGCAKGKGGSMHMYAKNFYGGNGIVGAQVPLGAGIALACKYFGKDEICLTLYGDGAANQGQIFETFNMAALWKLPCVFICENNRYGMGTSVERAAASTDYYKRGDFIPGIRVDGMDVLAVREATKFAADHCRSGKGPVVMELQTYRYHGHSMSDPGISYRTREEIQEVRSKSDPITLLKDRMVNNNLANVEELKEIDVEVRKHIEDAAQFATTDPEPSLEELGNFIYSNEPPFEVRGANQWIRYKSAG; this is translated from the exons ATGCGCAAGATGCTGCTGGCCGCGCTCTCCCGTCTCCTGCAAGGCTCCGCTGCCCACAAGCCG GGAGCTGTTAGTGAG GCTGCTCGTGTGGTTGTCGCAGCTCGTAACTATGCAGATTTTGCAAATGAGGCTTCGTTTGACATTAAG AAATATGATCTTCATCGCTTGGAGGAAGGTCCACCCACTACAGCAATTATGACTCGAGAGCAAGGTCTGCAGTACTACAGGACTATGCAGACTATTCGGCGTATGGAACTGAAAGCAGACCAGTTGTACAAACAGAAGATTATCCGTGGCTTCTGTCATTTATATGATGGTCAG GAGGCCTGCTGTGTTGGACTTGAGGCTGCCATAAATAAAACAGATCATTTGATCACTGCTTACCGGGGTCATGCCTTTACATATACACGTGGTGTTTCTGTTCGTGAAATCCTTGCTGAGCTCACAG GTCGAAAAGGTGGATGTGCCAAAGGCAAAGGAGGCTCTATGCATATGTATGCCAAAAACTTCTATGGTGGTAATGGTATTGTTGGTGCCCAG GTTCCTTTGGGAGCTGGCATTGCCTTAGCATGCAAGTATTTTGGCAAAGATGAAATCTGCCTGACATTATATGGAGATGGTGCTGCCAATCAG GGTCAGATATTTGAAACATTTAATATGGCAGCCTTGTGGAAGCTGCCATGCGTTTTTATCTGCGAGAACAACAGATATGGAATGGGTACGTCGGTAGAAAGAGCTGCAGCCAGTACAGACTATTATAAAAGGGGAGACTTCATTCCAGGAATTAGA gTTGATGGTATGGATGTTCTTGCTGTAAGGGAAGCAACAAAATTTGCTGCTGACCATTGCAGATCCGGCAAA ggtccTGTTGTGATGGAGCTACAGACATATCGTTATCATGGACACAGTATGAGTGATCCTGGCATCAG TTACCGTACAAGAGAAGAAATTCAAGAAGTAAGAAGCAAAAGTGATCCTATTACTCTCCTCAAGGACAGAATGGTGAACAACAACTTAGCTAATGTGGAAGAGCTAAAG GAGATTGATGTGGAAGTAAGGAAGCACATTGAAGATGCAGCTCAGTTTGCTACAACGGATCCAGAACCATCTCTTGAAGAACTAGGCAATTTCATCTATAGTAATGAGCCACCTTTTGAGGTGCGTGGCGCAAATCAGTGGATTCGGTACAAATCTGCTGGCTAA
- the PDHA1 gene encoding pyruvate dehydrogenase E1 component subunit alpha, somatic form, mitochondrial isoform X2: MRKMLLAALSRLLQGSAAHKPAARVVVAARNYADFANEASFDIKKYDLHRLEEGPPTTAIMTREQGLQYYRTMQTIRRMELKADQLYKQKIIRGFCHLYDGQEACCVGLEAAINKTDHLITAYRGHAFTYTRGVSVREILAELTGRKGGCAKGKGGSMHMYAKNFYGGNGIVGAQVPLGAGIALACKYFGKDEICLTLYGDGAANQGQIFETFNMAALWKLPCVFICENNRYGMGTSVERAAASTDYYKRGDFIPGIRVDGMDVLAVREATKFAADHCRSGKGPVVMELQTYRYHGHSMSDPGISYRTREEIQEVRSKSDPITLLKDRMVNNNLANVEELKEIDVEVRKHIEDAAQFATTDPEPSLEELGNFIYSNEPPFEVRGANQWIRYKSAG, encoded by the exons ATGCGCAAGATGCTGCTGGCCGCGCTCTCCCGTCTCCTGCAAGGCTCCGCTGCCCACAAGCCG GCTGCTCGTGTGGTTGTCGCAGCTCGTAACTATGCAGATTTTGCAAATGAGGCTTCGTTTGACATTAAG AAATATGATCTTCATCGCTTGGAGGAAGGTCCACCCACTACAGCAATTATGACTCGAGAGCAAGGTCTGCAGTACTACAGGACTATGCAGACTATTCGGCGTATGGAACTGAAAGCAGACCAGTTGTACAAACAGAAGATTATCCGTGGCTTCTGTCATTTATATGATGGTCAG GAGGCCTGCTGTGTTGGACTTGAGGCTGCCATAAATAAAACAGATCATTTGATCACTGCTTACCGGGGTCATGCCTTTACATATACACGTGGTGTTTCTGTTCGTGAAATCCTTGCTGAGCTCACAG GTCGAAAAGGTGGATGTGCCAAAGGCAAAGGAGGCTCTATGCATATGTATGCCAAAAACTTCTATGGTGGTAATGGTATTGTTGGTGCCCAG GTTCCTTTGGGAGCTGGCATTGCCTTAGCATGCAAGTATTTTGGCAAAGATGAAATCTGCCTGACATTATATGGAGATGGTGCTGCCAATCAG GGTCAGATATTTGAAACATTTAATATGGCAGCCTTGTGGAAGCTGCCATGCGTTTTTATCTGCGAGAACAACAGATATGGAATGGGTACGTCGGTAGAAAGAGCTGCAGCCAGTACAGACTATTATAAAAGGGGAGACTTCATTCCAGGAATTAGA gTTGATGGTATGGATGTTCTTGCTGTAAGGGAAGCAACAAAATTTGCTGCTGACCATTGCAGATCCGGCAAA ggtccTGTTGTGATGGAGCTACAGACATATCGTTATCATGGACACAGTATGAGTGATCCTGGCATCAG TTACCGTACAAGAGAAGAAATTCAAGAAGTAAGAAGCAAAAGTGATCCTATTACTCTCCTCAAGGACAGAATGGTGAACAACAACTTAGCTAATGTGGAAGAGCTAAAG GAGATTGATGTGGAAGTAAGGAAGCACATTGAAGATGCAGCTCAGTTTGCTACAACGGATCCAGAACCATCTCTTGAAGAACTAGGCAATTTCATCTATAGTAATGAGCCACCTTTTGAGGTGCGTGGCGCAAATCAGTGGATTCGGTACAAATCTGCTGGCTAA